AACACTGTATAAGCattaatgggtggggctaaactagtGCAGGTTGAATAAGCAGACACATGTATATGCAGATACATACagtgttttatgtatgtatgtattatatcacacacacaaacattttatatatatacacatatacatacatacacacacacacacacacacacacacacacaaacatacacacacacatatatatatatatatatatatatatatatatatacacacacacacacacacacacacatacacatttagtACAACTGTAGTTCTCTGAAATTTATTGTGCATTTTTAAGCTAACTCTCACCACTACAGTGTGTGTTCCTTGttactgatatttataatttttttatatataaaaaaatgtcatttaatagattcaatagtttaaaaaaaaacaaaacaaaattttacATGACAGAAGTACACTGAAAACGCTTGATGGCTATCAATGTATTATGGTACTGATATAAATttataaaacactataaaactTGAACAAGACAGAAGTTGATcagaaatgtgttcaaagtTTGAACTGATGCAAAATACTGGTTTTATTTATCCACGttaacatttttacttgttatttcattcaaagtatttatttgagttCTGCAAAACATTAGGTATTACTTAATCTAATGTTTTACAAAAAAGATTCCAAACCTTTCTGTACAAGGaactatattttaaaatacagaggctgtattttaaaaattaccTTGAAAATTCCCCTAGATTATGAAATGAACAATAATAGTTTCATTCACAAAAGTGGTCCTACCTAGTGAACGTGTGCAGGATCCCATCAGCCGAGCTccactgtgtttgtttactttttactgGTGAATACATTCATTTGTTACAGTCTAGATTCCATCTGTGGAATCTGTTTGAGCTAAAGCTAAGCCATCCTGTTCTCTTTCACCTTATTCAGTGTGTCTGGTGAGCTTTCTAATCATTAGACTCATGTGTAGCGAGGGTCCAaatcaggggtcagcaacacgCAGCTCCAGAGTACATGTGGCTCCTTTACTGCCCCTTGTGGCTcaacagcagaattagatttgtaggtaaaaacaAAATAGTCCTCCTTTTCAGCAAAATAAAACTCTGCTGATCACAGTTTactgttttaacagtaaatggttctAAAATGATGGAATTAACGTATAACAGCTAATTCACCAGCCTCCAGCCTTCTGGTGATTAGCCAGTCACAGTGATACACTAATTACTGAATGCAGTGTCATCAGGCTCTTAAAACTAACTGGTAACTACACTGATGATATGATTAAaatcatattattttatatatatatataaaatatctcttgggtgtgtgtgtgtgtgtgtgtgtgtgtgtgtgtgtgtgtgtgtgtgtgtgtgtgtgtgtgtgtgtgtgtgtgtatcttgtcattgtactgtttttgttcaaatacaggtcaaagtggcACCTTTATCTACTATCCAAACTTTTCTGGATTTCAGTTTGTAAATAATGAGCCACTTAAATGTCTGttacatgcttcaaatattTATGTTTAAGCAGAGTTGGTTTAAGCAGCTGTAAAACCCTCTGAACTCTACATTAACAACAATCCTAATATAATCAATAACACTTGTGGGACAGTCCTACAaacttttatatacatatattaccTTTGTTGCAGTGAGCTCACTGATCTCTAATTTCAGACTCCCAATAGTTGTTTTGCACAGGATGACGGCCTCTTCACTGCTCTTCACCTGTTCACACAATTTTAAATATGAACCATAACTGCAGTGAGAATCCTTCAGCTCTGTAAGATATTCATTAGCCAGTCACTCACCTTTTCTTTAGTCTTCTCAAGGAAGGTGATGGCATTGTTCGGGTCTGCCAGAGGATGAAGTGTTTGATGagtcaaaaataataaatcatggCTTTAACCTATTTCAGTTGCGGAACTATGACTGACTGGAGAACAATCTCACGGTATGGCATAATAACAGAATTTGGTTCTTTTATAGATCAAGCAGCAACTTTATGTACCATATTATAACACCATAAGTTTTATTCATGTTATATGTTATTGTGTGTCATTGTCAGCTCATTTGTCCATTCTGCTCCTCGGCTGAAAAGGGTACATTACCAGAAATATTTACTACGAGTCAGCACTGACCCTGTAAATGTGAACTGAATAAAGTGAAGCCAAAAAATGTGAAAGCACTGAGCTGCATTGCGATTAGTCAGTGAGTCCGAGATTCTGTAGAATCAAACAATACCTGAAACTACAAGTATCGTTCTGAAATATGGGCTTTACATCAGTCTGGTCCTGCTCTGTTCACCTTATGCTTACCTGTCATCTGTCTGACAATATAGAGAACAATTTCCACCAGGGAAAGGGGGTTGATCCTGGAAAGATGTGAATTATGAACAATGAGCAGACCAGCAGacaaacaagtaaaaacattacttttaagGTGTTATTTTTGTCTGAAGTAAGAAATGTCCCGCTTACCTGTGCTCAAAATCACATATAAAGTTTTCATAAagctggaaagaaaaaaaaaaagaatgattaACATACACAATGTTATGGCATGTGGTAAgctatatagaaatatataaaatacctGTATAATGCTATCACCGGTTTCGAAGTAGGGGTCTTTAACAAACTCTGACAACTTCAGAGTCAACTGATGCCACAAcctgagaataaaaaaaagtacaatcAAAATATATATGCTGTACACATAAAAGACTTCAAACTAATTTTTCAACTAACTGCTAAACTAAAGTGTCTATAAAACTGATTTACGTCAATTAATAAAGCATCTATTTACACCAATTGGCCaatttctatgctcattgttcattttatcaaatCCATTTGGTGcaccttgtagttctacaattacagactgtagttcatctgtttttctgcatatgTTCTTACCCCCTTTCAGCCTGTTCTTCAAAggtcaggaccccacaggacAGGTACTATTTAAGTagtggatcactctcagcactgcaatcgcactcatggtggtggtgtgttactgtgtgttgcgctggtctgagtggatctgacacagcagtgctacggTCTTAAATCGCTGTCTTCTCACTGTCCacactattagacactcctaccttgttggtccaccttgtagacgtACAGTCAAAGACAGcggctcatctgttgctgcacaaatTGTGTTGGCCCTCACCAaaagtggtcacaggacgctgccaaCAGAACGCTCCTGGCTGGATATTCTTGGTGGGAGGACTTTTctcaggtgtttaaaaactttagTGCCACTGCTGTGatctctgatccactcataccagcgcaacacacaacaaccacaacagtgacactgctgagattgatccaccacccaattaaaacctgctttgtggtggtcctgtgggggtcctgaccattaaagaacaggctAACAAGTTATGCAGAGAAATAGActgaccacagtctgtaacggcagtactacaaagtgcacctataaggtaagtggagctgataaaatagacaatgagtgcagaaacaaggaggtgctttTTAATGTTATGACTCGTGTATAAAGcaacattaaaataatcaatGAGGAAGCATTAGTTGGTAGAGTAGCCCTTCAGACAAGATCACAGAAAGCTAACCTACAGTGCAGACACTGACCTTACATGAAGCTGACTTAATTATAATGAACTTGGCTCATGCTAGCCAACTAGCAGCATGACACAACTCACTTTTTGGTGTAGAGCTCTTCAAGTTCATGCCACTGAGCCGCCATGTCGGGAGTAGCGCTTTTGCTCTGCTGAAGAGACAGATATCCGGGCACATCTTTCATCCTGAACGTGTCCTGTGTTAATCACTACAACTAGCTGAAACTGATGGATGGACAGAGCTGACCACTTCTCCCCAACAGTGAATCTGCAGTTCAACTCTAGCAACTTCCTGCACTGTGCCTTAAATTCTAGAATAAAAGTCACTAGACGCTGACTCAGCCTGAAAGAATTTTTTatcgatttttattttttttattttagtttacttgaaaatatatatgtacCACATAGAAAATATATGATGTATAAACATGGTTTGTAATACAAAAAAGTATTCATATTTTAGTTTATGGTAAAAAATGTGTTACCATTAAATCAATCCAAATCCAAAGTATTCTAAACATCGCGCATAAGAAATTTAAATCTTTTATAACACACTTTACAACAGAACATGCCATTAATTATATCGTTAGATGAAATTCGTAAGATTATGAAACATTGAACTATAATTTATATGTGAGTATATGAGCGTCTGAAGCCTGTGCGTCATTTGCGTAGACTGGTTTGATGGTCATGTATTGGTATATTACGGTATTACACCCGTGCACGTCAATGGGTGAACTTTACCCCTGAGATGGAAGCGCGtgtattttgttattgtttacagtgactgaaatttggaaaaaatgtatttctaacACAATTTGTGAGTTTTCAGTTCTCTGAATGTATTTAAGACCATATCAGTTATCATTCGCCGGTTCGGTCAAACAACatgacgtccctgcttattttaTCGAGACGTTTTATGTTTGCTACGGTAAACATAACAAATAATAGATTAACTCTATTCCAGGGAAAAGGTAACTTAGCTCTTTACGTATTTCCCAGTTCTATGTTTCTAAATCCTTTTTAGTGGGTGGATTACAGTATGTAATGGATTACAGTAGATGGGTTAAAATGGCTAACTAAACACTTTGCAGGTCTGTCAAGGACATATTATGCCAGTCTGCAGGTCTCTGCTCTTCACCAGAAGCTGTGGCTGCTTTCACTCTGTCAGTAAGTATAGGTTTCTGATGTGCTATTTGGTACAACGTCTTGCAGATTTCCTAAAAGCTGTGGCTCCCATATAggagaacatttcacaaatgctGTGGAGAAAGAGGACTTTTCGGTGGGGGCCGAGACAATGCCCAGAAGCAGCAGACCTTAGAGGACATTGCGAAAAGCATCAGAGAACGAGAGTGCAAAAGAGTAGTTGTGATGGCTGGAGCAGGAATCAGTACACCGAGTGGAATTCCAGATTTTAGGTCAGAAATGCTTTCAGAATGAACACATTTTGGGTTTATTTGTTGACTTTGCATTTCTGTATCACCTGCCTAGGGTCTGTCTCTAACAGGTCACCTGGAAGTGGTCTTTATGACAACCTTCAACAGTATAACCTACCATATGCTGAGGCCATATTTGAAATTAATTATTTCCACCACAACCCTAAGCCTTTCTTTGCCTTGGCGAAGGAACTGTACCCTGGGAATTACCTGCCGAATCTGACTCATTACTTCATCCGGCTACTTCATGACAAGGGGCAGCTACTCCGGATGTATACTCAAAACATCGATGGACTGGAGCGAAGTGAGTCTGTAGTCcagatgtttagatttcatactgttgtatgcaaatgtcTTGGCACACCTGGcgaaatgacatgttttgatgATTTGGTAAGTGGAAATAGGTTAACACCTAACATCCTTTACAGGAAACACACtttgcatttttctgtaaaactaagtgcacagtttctatttatttgctgacttaTTGGAAGGATGAAAACAACTAAATGGAAATTTCACCAGTCTATAagaatttctgaataatttgctctttgagatgtaaacagagtcattcagagtgggtgaACCTACagatgtcttctgagtttttatatgtaattttgatgatggtaaataATGGTATATCTGTAAAAATAACTGTCCTTTAGGGATTATCTTGAATTGTAACAACTTGCATGTACCCCTTTGCCTCAAATGGATTACAGTAGATgggttaaaatacattttaagccaaaactatCCTATAACACTGTGTCAGGCACCGGACAGCATATAGGCTAGTAtctaaccacttcatgtaaaaACTTTATCTCTGACTCAACAAGTTTCTATAGAACAGagtatttcacaacaaaccactctgaatgactttgtttacatctcaaccatttcatTATGTATAATTTTTTGAGAAATTGGTGGAGATTCcctttaaatgtgcattaaaccTTTAAGTACGCcgcatttaatgttttcttttttgtccaatatgttaaactcaacaagTAAACAGTAATACAGTGTACAGATgaatgtttacttattttcacttagaaaatcaacaaaaaatgtataaatttatGGCCACCGAATGTAATATCTACCAGCAATTACTAAATCCAGAGTTCTCTTACATCTTCAGATCCTTTTACGGAACCTGTGCAAATTGGTACATAGTGTATATATAGCACTTGTTTGTGTCTTTTAACTGCGCTTGTATTTTATAATTCCAGTGGCAGGTATTCCACCTAAAATGCTGGTGGAGGCGCACGGAACCTTCGCCACGGCAACCTGTACAGTTTGCCGCAGGGACTACAAGGGAGAAGAACTGCATGTAAGTGTCTGTGCACCTTAGAAAAGTGTGATCATGTGATTAAAAAAGTTAGCAAGAGCTGAATATGCGTATTTCATGctgaatcatgttctttgaggAGATCGAAGGCCTAccgcttcatttttttttcattctttcctaGAGTGATATAATGGCAGGAACGGTGCCTAATTGCCCTCACTGTAAAGGGGTAATTAAGCCTGACATTGTGTTCTTTGGCGAAGAACTGCCTCAGCACTTTTTCCTATACCTCACAGACTTCCCAATGGCAGACTTGCTAATTGTAATGGGAACATCTTTAGAGGTGAGTAAAGCCTGTGTATTACATGAAGCATACTACacattatatacactcaccagccactttattaggtttattagctgttcaattgcttgttaacacaaatagctaatcagccaatcacatgtccgcaactcaatgcatttaggcatgtagaggtggtcaagacaacttgctgaagtgcagaccgagcatcagaatgggggtagaaaggtgatttaagtgactttgaacgtggcgtggttgttggtgccagacgggctggtctcagtatttcagaaactgctgatctactgggattttcatgcacaatcatctctagggtttacagagaacggtccgaaaaagaggaaatatccagtgagcagcagttgtgcggacaaaaatgccttgttgatgtgagaggtcagaggagaatgggcagactgggtCGAGATTTTTTTATCAACATTTTACAGATAATCTCACATGAGCCACGTAAGCAAAACTGTTCATTATTGCCAGAATTTTAGGATATTTAACACAAATTTTCCACAGTAAAAATGAGCTAATTTAAAGATATTTTCTATAATAACATagcaaattacattttaaaaaagtccTACTTGAGATATTATTTGCATGTACAGTACAGAATATACTTAATTATTATGTTGATACTGTTTATACATTGTTAATTTATCAATTATAGGACTGGTAaaatttagtcatttttcatttgtgcATTGACAGTAAACTACTAGCTGCTGAGTTGCATTACATTTACACTGGTTATGTACAAATGCAGAGGAACACAGGAGAATTTGCATCACAGTAATTTTGTGGTCCAGGTGAATGTGAAGTCACAGTTTACAGTTGCATTCCTGTGAAAGTAATGCAACTAGTAGCCATTCATTTACTGTAATTTCACATTGAAGTCTATTTCAGATAAAAATAAGGCTTGAGGCAAACATGATGATTAAGCCATGCAGTTTGCTCAGTGCTAGTTGGTGCCACCATTGCTTGTTACCAATATAAGCATCATAGCCACagtgcaaacttcagacatgaAACATGAATGACTACATTTGTAGTTACTTCTGTCAATCGATTGCTTTGACTTTTTTGTCTAACTTATGagactttatttgatgtgtgtctTCTCAACGCGAAAGGGCAAATTAAAGGACCCAGAAATGTTATTAGTGACTTTCACCCACAGATGTCACTCTCGAGTCAGTTTTATTTGCTGGAATTTTCGGTCTGGTTGTCTGCAGGTGGAGCCCTTTGCCAGCTTGGCTGGAGCAGTGAGGGGTT
This Pygocentrus nattereri isolate fPygNat1 chromosome 15, fPygNat1.pri, whole genome shotgun sequence DNA region includes the following protein-coding sequences:
- the sirt3 gene encoding NAD-dependent protein deacetylase sirtuin-3, mitochondrial isoform X2: MAGAGISTPSGIPDFRSPGSGLYDNLQQYNLPYAEAIFEINYFHHNPKPFFALAKELYPGNYLPNLTHYFIRLLHDKGQLLRMYTQNIDGLERMAGIPPKMLVEAHGTFATATCTVCRRDYKGEELHSDIMAGTVPNCPHCKGVIKPDIVFFGEELPQHFFLYLTDFPMADLLIVMGTSLEVEPFASLAGAVRGSVPRLLINRDLVGPFAWGPPRKNDVAEIGDVVSGVKKLAEALGWMPELEALMAAQGQQASKDREE
- the sirt3 gene encoding NAD-dependent protein deacetylase sirtuin-3, mitochondrial isoform X1, producing MTSLLILSRRFMFATVNITNNRLTLFQGKGLSRTYYASLQVSALHQKLWLLSLCQRTFHKCCGERGLFGGGRDNAQKQQTLEDIAKSIRERECKRVVVMAGAGISTPSGIPDFRSPGSGLYDNLQQYNLPYAEAIFEINYFHHNPKPFFALAKELYPGNYLPNLTHYFIRLLHDKGQLLRMYTQNIDGLERMAGIPPKMLVEAHGTFATATCTVCRRDYKGEELHSDIMAGTVPNCPHCKGVIKPDIVFFGEELPQHFFLYLTDFPMADLLIVMGTSLEVEPFASLAGAVRGSVPRLLINRDLVGPFAWGPPRKNDVAEIGDVVSGVKKLAEALGWMPELEALMAAQGQQASKDREE